One Ardenticatenales bacterium DNA segment encodes these proteins:
- a CDS encoding winged helix-turn-helix transcriptional regulator has translation MTNLSWDIGTAYDFFVSLHVLYHPEDYGLRRAWAAGVRSRLPTAEREALGEILEIMFPPVSWIYELPAPKDSATLLTHLARLPAAERLPSLVLGEHVPAAITERLQDIASRGSWNDDDQQYLQEFLKQYEERAPKRKTVHRALELWSQCERVGEQLLDGLKMFHAVFFAEEETRIQPVLRDAVVRSQKMASRLPLSELLDELAHGVSFSQAPETEELILIPSFWISPLVALVPYSKKQRLFLFGARPDSVSLIPGEVVPDMLYNALKALADPTRLRILRYLNAAPMTPADLARRLRLRPPTVTHHLRSLRVAGMIRLTIDANNRRLYAPRQETITGIYKTLQAFLESNEE, from the coding sequence ATGACAAACCTCTCCTGGGATATTGGTACTGCTTACGATTTTTTTGTTAGCCTCCACGTCCTCTATCATCCCGAGGATTACGGACTGCGCCGCGCCTGGGCCGCGGGCGTCCGGTCGCGTTTGCCCACGGCGGAACGGGAAGCGCTGGGAGAAATCCTGGAAATCATGTTTCCTCCGGTCTCCTGGATTTACGAATTGCCGGCTCCGAAGGACAGCGCCACTCTCCTCACGCATCTGGCGCGGCTTCCGGCTGCCGAGCGTTTGCCAAGTTTGGTTCTGGGCGAGCATGTGCCGGCAGCTATCACCGAACGCCTCCAGGACATCGCCAGCCGGGGAAGTTGGAACGACGACGACCAGCAGTACCTGCAGGAATTCCTGAAACAGTACGAAGAACGCGCGCCAAAACGGAAAACGGTCCATCGTGCTCTGGAACTGTGGTCACAGTGTGAGCGCGTCGGCGAACAGCTTCTCGACGGCCTGAAAATGTTCCACGCCGTGTTCTTCGCCGAAGAGGAAACACGCATTCAACCCGTCCTCCGCGACGCTGTCGTCCGCTCCCAGAAAATGGCCTCGCGTCTTCCCCTGTCCGAACTGCTGGACGAACTGGCCCACGGAGTCAGTTTCAGCCAGGCCCCCGAAACAGAAGAACTCATTCTTATCCCCTCCTTCTGGATTTCACCCCTGGTAGCTCTGGTTCCATACTCAAAAAAACAACGCCTGTTCCTCTTTGGCGCCCGTCCGGACAGCGTCTCCTTGATTCCCGGCGAAGTCGTCCCGGACATGCTTTACAATGCATTAAAGGCATTGGCCGACCCCACCCGCCTGCGCATCCTGCGCTACCTCAACGCCGCCCCCATGACGCCCGCGGACCTGGCGCGGCGGCTGCGGTTGCGCCCCCCCACAGTAACACATCACCTGCGATCCCTACGCGTTGCCGGCATGATCCGCCTGACTATCGACGCCAATAACCGCCGCCTCTATGCGCCGCGTCAAGAAACCATCACGGGGATCTATAAGACGCTGCAAGCATTTCTGGAAAGCAATGAAGAATAG
- a CDS encoding aryl-sulfate sulfotransferase, which translates to MKKVFFLLMAALLLAVPAAFAQEQEAGAPDVVVTLTPDLPSGQLVGTPINWAIGVDDQDPYLYRLTVGRQGESMRILFDYTPDNLLTWAPIDDGLYIVQASAKNRNTGQVTSTSLVYLVSPRAPLSPTVSPSTNNLVALYSAPKCPAGYSMRVVFIEFQTSRPSSTDKKPCDDVHTMNFYVGGMHENALYFMLHQTFNAQGNPVSTGPLKFFVAGTVPVTKTFAYPYIPPNAQTSYAENLVLVTPILGTDVVPAYPQAKDLLGRTVWYYAHDLNEAQLFYPVPGGTFLIRHDRGDLEGQIMREVDLAGNIVRETTVESINDQLAAMGHTDYFSSFHHEARKMANGYYALLGSNERILVDVQGPGPVDVVGDYIIILDQDWQVVWAWNAFDHLDQYRAAVLGETCTHQSPGCPPVLLDVIANDWTHSNSISYTPDGNLILSMRHQDWVIKINYANGTGDGSVIWRLGPDGDFTINDPDPYPWNSHQHDANYVTNNRIVIFDNGNTRCGAVPTECYSRGQVFEIDENAMTASLVLNANLGNYSFAVGSAQKLSNGNYHFNSGIQPLGEYLLSTAQDVSPDGTTNYSLLLELGAYRSWRMVNLYSKPGGPPITDLINPLDYAGK; encoded by the coding sequence GTGAAAAAAGTATTCTTTCTGCTAATGGCTGCGCTTTTGCTTGCCGTTCCCGCGGCGTTTGCTCAGGAACAGGAAGCAGGCGCACCGGACGTCGTTGTAACGCTGACGCCCGATCTGCCCAGCGGGCAGCTTGTGGGTACGCCCATCAATTGGGCCATCGGCGTTGATGACCAGGATCCTTACCTGTATCGCCTTACCGTAGGTCGTCAGGGCGAGAGTATGCGCATTCTCTTCGACTACACCCCGGACAACTTGTTGACCTGGGCACCGATTGATGATGGTCTGTATATTGTCCAGGCCAGCGCGAAGAACCGCAATACAGGTCAGGTCACGTCCACCTCGCTCGTCTACCTTGTTTCACCGCGCGCGCCGCTGTCTCCCACCGTTTCTCCTTCAACCAACAATCTGGTGGCTCTCTACAGCGCGCCCAAATGCCCGGCCGGCTATTCCATGCGCGTTGTCTTCATTGAATTCCAAACGTCGCGCCCCTCTTCCACGGACAAGAAACCGTGCGACGACGTTCACACGATGAACTTCTACGTCGGCGGGATGCACGAGAATGCCCTCTATTTCATGCTGCACCAGACTTTCAACGCGCAGGGCAATCCTGTTTCCACCGGTCCGCTGAAGTTCTTTGTTGCCGGCACGGTCCCCGTAACCAAGACCTTCGCCTACCCCTACATCCCCCCGAACGCGCAGACCAGCTACGCCGAAAACCTCGTCCTTGTCACACCCATCCTCGGTACGGATGTCGTCCCGGCTTACCCCCAGGCCAAAGACTTGCTTGGGCGTACTGTCTGGTACTACGCGCATGACCTTAACGAAGCGCAACTCTTCTACCCCGTTCCCGGCGGCACCTTCCTCATCCGCCACGACCGCGGCGACCTGGAAGGCCAGATCATGCGCGAAGTGGACCTGGCGGGCAACATCGTGCGTGAGACCACTGTCGAATCCATTAACGACCAGTTGGCGGCCATGGGGCACACCGATTACTTCTCCTCTTTCCATCACGAAGCCCGCAAGATGGCCAATGGCTACTACGCCCTGCTGGGGTCCAACGAACGCATCCTCGTGGACGTGCAAGGCCCCGGCCCCGTGGACGTTGTCGGCGATTACATCATCATTCTGGACCAGGATTGGCAAGTTGTGTGGGCCTGGAACGCTTTTGATCACCTGGATCAATACCGTGCGGCCGTCTTGGGCGAAACATGCACCCATCAGTCACCCGGCTGTCCGCCCGTCTTGCTGGATGTCATCGCCAATGACTGGACACATTCCAATTCCATCTCCTACACGCCGGATGGCAATCTCATCCTCTCCATGCGTCACCAGGACTGGGTGATCAAAATCAACTACGCCAATGGCACAGGCGACGGCAGCGTTATCTGGCGTCTGGGACCCGATGGCGACTTCACCATCAACGATCCAGACCCGTATCCCTGGAATTCGCACCAGCACGACGCAAACTACGTAACCAACAACCGCATTGTCATCTTTGACAACGGCAACACGCGCTGCGGCGCCGTTCCGACGGAGTGCTACAGCCGCGGTCAGGTCTTTGAAATCGACGAGAACGCGATGACGGCCTCTCTGGTGCTCAATGCCAACCTGGGCAACTATTCCTTCGCCGTCGGCAGCGCGCAGAAGTTGTCCAATGGCAACTACCACTTCAATTCCGGCATTCAGCCTCTTGGCGAGTATCTGCTCAGCACCGCGCAAGATGTGTCGCCCGACGGCACGACCAACTACAGCTTGCTGCTGGAACTGGGCGCGTATCGCTCCTGGCGTATGGTGAACCTGTACTCCAAGCCTGGTGGCCCGCCGATCACCGACTTGATTAATCCGCTGGACTATGCCGGCAAATAA
- a CDS encoding response regulator, translating to MFLQPGLALIPNPNKTRILVVDDEPDIAQSLHDYLVTQTNYQVSIAYDGAAARRALLAACEGPAAPFDLVLLDMRMPELSGGELLRWIRQHAALQYTRVIILTATTSTDERVEALSAGADDYITKPYHHQELLARVNTILRSHRLEKQLQHQSRQLALLNEASTVLTSLRDPKLVFEATVEGARQILDVELAAIFLFHERQGMLFCRQITTNHAPYAFPPVVASQGIVGHVFTQQQIVCLNNPSTDPRFALTDAPRGFPVRTLLAAPLHVRRRGVGVLLALNKNHGDFTDVDTALFTALSSAVGRAVENAWLFQSVRQQQQALLKGRDRLQAVIDGILHPIYTVDEQWRITAVNRSTLNEHNAPAVALVNQVCYRAFFQLDTPCAGCAVAETLRHKTTSGWVVRVFDDLRMPREWEVNAYPIPGPQTESAQAVVIWQDVTEKKRLEFSLAQADKLAAIGQLAAGITHEINNPLAVITAGSAMLRMSVPEEDDRYELVDLLVQASERANKVVRGLLDFARQEEYLFAPTDINESLRQALNLVSYQLQTAHIHVTMQLTPGLPSAFASADHLKTVWINLFINARDALQEQEGERQLDVITRLDDSGQKLQVVVCDNGVGMTQTQRERIFEPFYTTKAPGKGTGLGLSTSHRIVEQHGGTIEVISNAGNGTTFVVRLPISVGATD from the coding sequence TTGTTCCTCCAACCCGGACTGGCGCTCATCCCCAATCCTAACAAAACGCGCATTCTGGTTGTAGATGATGAGCCAGATATTGCCCAATCGCTGCATGACTACCTGGTAACCCAAACCAATTACCAGGTATCCATTGCCTACGATGGCGCCGCCGCCAGACGCGCCCTCCTCGCTGCCTGCGAAGGGCCCGCCGCGCCCTTTGACCTGGTGCTGCTGGATATGCGTATGCCCGAGCTAAGCGGCGGCGAACTACTGCGCTGGATCAGGCAGCACGCCGCATTGCAATACACCCGCGTGATCATCCTCACCGCCACCACCAGCACCGATGAGCGCGTTGAGGCGCTGTCCGCGGGAGCGGACGACTACATCACCAAGCCGTATCATCACCAGGAACTGCTGGCGCGCGTGAACACGATTCTGCGATCCCACCGACTGGAAAAACAGTTGCAGCACCAGAGTCGCCAGTTGGCGCTGCTCAATGAGGCAAGTACGGTGCTGACCTCGCTGCGCGATCCTAAGCTGGTGTTTGAGGCCACGGTTGAAGGCGCGCGCCAGATACTGGACGTGGAACTCGCGGCTATTTTTCTGTTTCACGAACGGCAGGGGATGCTGTTTTGCCGGCAAATTACCACCAATCACGCCCCTTACGCCTTTCCTCCCGTGGTTGCCAGCCAGGGCATCGTCGGGCACGTCTTCACGCAGCAGCAAATCGTCTGTCTCAACAACCCTTCCACCGATCCACGCTTCGCCCTCACAGACGCCCCTCGCGGATTCCCGGTGCGTACCCTCCTGGCGGCCCCCTTGCATGTGCGCCGCCGCGGTGTTGGCGTGCTGCTGGCCCTGAACAAGAACCACGGCGACTTCACCGACGTAGATACGGCTCTCTTCACCGCGCTTTCCAGCGCCGTGGGGCGGGCGGTGGAGAATGCCTGGTTGTTCCAAAGCGTGCGCCAACAGCAGCAAGCCCTGCTCAAGGGACGCGACCGCCTACAAGCCGTGATCGACGGTATTCTGCACCCTATCTACACGGTTGATGAACAGTGGCGCATCACCGCCGTCAACAGAAGCACCCTCAATGAACACAATGCGCCCGCCGTCGCCCTGGTCAACCAGGTTTGCTACCGGGCTTTTTTCCAACTTGACACCCCTTGCGCGGGTTGTGCCGTAGCGGAAACGCTGCGCCACAAAACCACGTCCGGCTGGGTCGTGCGTGTCTTTGATGACCTGCGGATGCCGCGCGAGTGGGAGGTGAATGCCTACCCCATCCCCGGACCGCAGACGGAATCCGCCCAGGCCGTTGTCATCTGGCAAGATGTCACCGAGAAAAAGCGGTTGGAATTCTCTTTGGCGCAGGCGGACAAACTGGCGGCGATTGGCCAGTTGGCCGCGGGTATCACACACGAGATCAATAACCCCCTGGCCGTGATTACGGCCGGCTCCGCCATGCTTAGAATGAGCGTTCCTGAGGAGGACGACCGATACGAACTGGTGGATCTGCTGGTGCAGGCGAGCGAACGCGCCAACAAAGTCGTGCGTGGGCTGCTTGATTTTGCCCGCCAGGAGGAATATCTTTTCGCGCCGACGGATATTAATGAATCCCTGCGACAGGCGCTAAACCTCGTTTCCTATCAATTACAGACGGCCCACATCCACGTTACCATGCAGTTAACCCCAGGGCTACCTTCCGCTTTTGCCAGCGCCGATCATTTGAAAACGGTGTGGATCAACTTGTTTATCAATGCGCGCGATGCACTGCAAGAGCAAGAGGGAGAGCGGCAACTGGACGTCATAACCCGCCTGGATGATTCCGGGCAGAAATTGCAGGTGGTGGTGTGTGATAATGGTGTCGGGATGACGCAAACGCAGCGGGAACGCATTTTTGAGCCATTTTATACAACCAAAGCTCCGGGGAAAGGGACGGGTCTGGGGCTTTCCACGAGCCATCGCATTGTTGAACAACACGGCGGGACTATCGAAGTCATCAGTAATGCCGGCAACGGGACAACTTTTGTGGTGCGCCTGCCTATCAGCGTCGGGGCAACAGATTAA
- a CDS encoding LysE family transporter has protein sequence MMTPLEFFLRGAGLGLTAAGAPGPLQAFLVSESLAGGWRRGLPVILAPLISDAPIILVMTFLLDQLPAAITRGLSVVGGLFVLYLAWGVWRQLREPTAATPAPEARVSSLRRAVVMNLLSPGPYLFWGLVNGPLLLVAWRQSAAHATLFLLGFYGIFLAGMAVMVGVFHQARRLGWRVRRGLMFVSMVVLVVFAGILLRDGLFGA, from the coding sequence ATGATGACGCCGCTCGAATTCTTCCTACGAGGGGCGGGACTGGGGCTGACGGCGGCGGGCGCGCCCGGACCGCTGCAAGCGTTCCTCGTCTCCGAATCGCTGGCGGGTGGCTGGCGGCGCGGGCTACCCGTCATCCTGGCCCCCCTCATCTCCGACGCGCCCATCATCCTGGTGATGACGTTTCTGCTTGACCAACTCCCGGCGGCCATCACACGGGGGTTGAGCGTGGTCGGCGGATTGTTCGTGCTCTATCTGGCCTGGGGCGTCTGGCGGCAACTACGGGAGCCAACCGCCGCGACGCCCGCCCCTGAAGCGCGTGTATCCAGTCTGCGCCGCGCCGTGGTCATGAATCTGCTCAGTCCAGGACCTTACCTTTTTTGGGGATTGGTGAACGGGCCGCTGCTGCTGGTCGCCTGGCGGCAGTCCGCCGCGCACGCCACGCTTTTCTTGTTGGGCTTCTACGGGATTTTCCTGGCGGGTATGGCCGTGATGGTGGGGGTTTTTCATCAGGCGCGGCGGTTGGGGTGGCGCGTGCGGCGGGGATTGATGTTTGTGAGTATGGTGGTGTTGGTGGTTTTTGCCGGCATTCTCCTCCGCGACGGCCTCTTTGGCGCATAA
- a CDS encoding SRPBCC domain-containing protein produces the protein MAENSFLEFQRLIHAPTEQVYRAFTSANAWQEWLCDVAEAAPVVQGRLYWFWQQQQYYACGHYVSLGPNEHVTFVWQGMGDPFVTQVHVVFMPAQSGTQLTLTHSGIPADEAGARLRQAIREGWETGLENLQSVLETGIDLRVARLPFMGIMPAAPNTPELAQSLGIPVSYGLQINGAVAGTGADAAGLQRGDMLVEMAGAKLETFQSLAPILRQKQAGDNVPLTFYRGAEKHTIMLTLSARPSPDVPDTAPALAARLTEMYAQLDAELEAMLQGISEELANRSPTAEEWSIKQVLAHLLCGERDLQNWITCEVVDTARAGFASNDPVRLNAAIATHGSVHALLAALKVAESETVALVAGLPDAFVARKSAYLRIGQGVLFTPLHNHDHMEQIRAIMAAAPA, from the coding sequence ATGGCTGAAAACAGTTTTCTTGAATTCCAACGCCTCATTCACGCGCCAACAGAACAAGTTTATCGCGCCTTCACCAGCGCCAATGCCTGGCAAGAGTGGCTCTGCGACGTTGCCGAAGCCGCACCGGTTGTCCAGGGACGCCTCTATTGGTTTTGGCAGCAGCAACAGTATTACGCCTGCGGCCATTACGTGAGTCTGGGGCCAAATGAGCATGTCACTTTTGTGTGGCAAGGCATGGGCGATCCTTTTGTGACACAGGTGCATGTTGTTTTTATGCCGGCACAATCCGGTACGCAACTAACCCTGACCCATAGCGGCATCCCCGCGGACGAAGCAGGCGCGCGCCTGCGCCAGGCCATCCGCGAAGGCTGGGAAACCGGCCTGGAAAACCTGCAATCCGTGCTGGAAACGGGCATCGACCTGCGCGTAGCCCGTCTACCCTTCATGGGCATCATGCCTGCCGCGCCAAATACGCCAGAACTGGCGCAAAGCCTGGGCATCCCGGTGAGTTATGGTCTTCAGATCAACGGCGCCGTTGCCGGCACAGGCGCGGACGCCGCCGGTCTGCAAAGAGGCGACATGCTCGTAGAAATGGCCGGGGCAAAATTGGAGACCTTCCAATCGCTGGCCCCCATCTTGCGCCAGAAGCAAGCGGGGGACAACGTCCCCCTCACATTTTATCGCGGCGCGGAAAAGCACACCATTATGTTAACACTATCGGCGCGCCCCAGTCCAGATGTACCGGATACAGCCCCGGCGTTGGCGGCGCGGCTGACGGAGATGTACGCACAGTTGGATGCAGAACTGGAAGCCATGCTGCAAGGCATTAGTGAGGAACTCGCGAATCGCTCTCCCACCGCAGAGGAATGGAGCATCAAACAAGTGCTGGCTCACCTGCTTTGTGGCGAGCGAGACTTGCAGAACTGGATTACGTGCGAAGTTGTTGATACGGCTCGTGCCGGCTTCGCCAGCAATGATCCGGTCCGTTTGAACGCGGCGATTGCCACGCATGGCTCAGTCCATGCATTGTTAGCGGCGCTAAAGGTGGCGGAGTCGGAGACGGTAGCCCTGGTAGCGGGGCTGCCCGACGCCTTCGTCGCTCGCAAGAGCGCGTATTTGCGCATCGGCCAGGGGGTTTTGTTTACGCCCCTGCACAACCATGACCACATGGAGCAGATCCGGGCCATCATGGCGGCGGCTCCGGCCTGA
- a CDS encoding S-adenosylmethionine:tRNA ribosyltransferase-isomerase — protein sequence MTFAPATAPPPARLTGSLAFDLPAELEAGTPPEARGLARDEVRLLVSYFPRREQVSATDRIQHSQFRDLPGFLRAGDLLIINTSGTLNAALPARRADNTTVRLHLSNRLDTDTWVVEPRQPGDKGTLPLFTASAGECLTLPAGGSATLLAPYSEHSEHVRLWRARLDLPARIGRYLQQHGSPIRYNYVPQGWPGSYYQTVYATRMGSAEMPSAGRAFTPTLMTRLVARGVLFAPLLLHTGVASLEADEPPYPEYFEVPPASARLVNFARENGGRIIAVGTTAVRALESVADGDGRVNAGSGWTDLIITPDRGLRVVNGMLTGFHEPRATHLAMLQTLAGLPHLRQCYAAALREKYLWHEFGDLHLLLPA from the coding sequence ATGACATTTGCGCCCGCCACAGCCCCGCCGCCCGCGCGCCTCACGGGATCGCTGGCGTTTGACCTTCCGGCGGAACTGGAAGCAGGAACCCCGCCCGAAGCCCGCGGCCTCGCCCGCGACGAAGTGCGTCTGCTGGTTTCCTATTTTCCGCGCCGCGAACAGGTGTCCGCGACCGACCGCATCCAACACAGCCAGTTCCGTGACCTGCCCGGCTTCCTGCGTGCGGGCGACCTCCTGATCATCAACACCAGCGGCACACTCAATGCCGCCCTGCCCGCGCGCCGCGCCGACAACACAACCGTGCGGCTGCATCTTTCCAACCGTCTGGACACGGATACATGGGTGGTAGAGCCGCGCCAACCGGGAGACAAAGGAACGCTGCCTCTCTTCACGGCCAGCGCCGGCGAATGCCTGACGCTGCCGGCAGGGGGCAGCGCCACGCTGCTCGCGCCCTACAGTGAGCATTCGGAGCATGTCCGTTTGTGGCGGGCGCGGCTGGATTTGCCGGCACGCATTGGCCGCTACCTCCAACAACATGGCAGCCCTATCCGCTACAACTACGTGCCCCAGGGGTGGCCGGGCAGCTACTACCAGACAGTTTACGCCACGCGCATGGGCAGCGCGGAGATGCCTTCCGCCGGCCGCGCCTTCACGCCGACGTTGATGACGCGGCTGGTGGCGCGGGGCGTCCTCTTCGCGCCGCTGCTGCTGCACACGGGGGTAGCCAGCCTGGAGGCGGACGAACCCCCTTACCCGGAATACTTCGAGGTGCCGCCGGCTTCGGCGCGGCTGGTGAATTTTGCGCGGGAAAATGGGGGGCGGATAATTGCCGTGGGCACGACGGCGGTACGGGCGCTGGAGAGTGTGGCAGATGGTGATGGTCGGGTAAATGCCGGCAGCGGTTGGACCGACCTCATCATCACCCCAGACCGCGGCCTGCGCGTCGTCAACGGCATGCTCACCGGATTCCACGAACCCCGCGCCACGCACCTGGCCATGCTGCAAACGCTGGCCGGGCTGCCCCATCTGCGCCAATGCTACGCCGCCGCCCTGCGCGAAAAATATCTCTGGCATGAATTCGGCGACTTGCACTTGTTGCTGCCGGCATGA
- a CDS encoding VOC family protein: MTITGIDHAQITIPRGAEAQGRQFYVHLLGLPEVEKPASLQGRGGFWVRLGAQELHVGVEDGVDRWRTKAHVALAVTDLAEWRRRLAEANVTVETSIPIPAADRFEIRDPFGNRLEFIQRHADRGE, from the coding sequence ATGACAATAACGGGTATTGATCACGCGCAAATCACAATTCCGCGCGGCGCGGAAGCGCAAGGCCGTCAATTTTATGTACACTTGTTGGGGTTGCCGGAAGTGGAAAAGCCCGCTTCGCTGCAAGGGCGGGGTGGGTTTTGGGTGCGGCTGGGGGCGCAGGAGTTGCATGTAGGCGTGGAAGACGGCGTGGATCGCTGGCGCACGAAGGCGCACGTGGCGTTGGCGGTCACGGACCTGGCGGAGTGGCGACGTCGGCTGGCGGAGGCGAACGTGACCGTGGAAACATCGATTCCTATCCCCGCCGCCGACCGCTTTGAAATCCGCGACCCTTTTGGCAACCGCCTGGAGTTTATCCAGCGGCACGCAGATAGAGGAGAGTGA
- a CDS encoding SDR family oxidoreductase, protein MIRTNGTRTALITGASRGLGLALARALALEGWQLVIDARGAMALKQAQAELSEWTTVVARAGDVADAAHRADLARAAADLGGLDVVVNNAGILGPTPQPALLNYPLETLLHLYHVNVIAPLGILQAVRHTLKPHARIINVTSDAAVEAYPGWGGYGSGKAALDQLSHILAAENPHWRVYWVDPGDMRTTMHQEAFPGEDISDRPLPEASVPGFRRLLDGDWPSGRYVAREVAQREVS, encoded by the coding sequence ATGATACGGACAAATGGGACACGAACAGCCTTGATCACGGGGGCGTCGCGGGGACTGGGATTGGCGCTGGCGCGCGCATTGGCGTTGGAGGGGTGGCAGTTGGTGATTGACGCCCGCGGCGCGATGGCCCTGAAGCAGGCGCAAGCGGAGCTGAGCGAATGGACAACGGTGGTGGCACGGGCGGGAGACGTGGCTGACGCGGCGCATCGGGCGGATCTGGCGCGGGCGGCGGCGGATTTGGGGGGGCTGGATGTGGTGGTGAACAATGCCGGCATTCTCGGCCCCACCCCCCAACCCGCCCTCCTCAACTACCCCCTGGAAACCCTCCTCCACCTCTACCACGTCAACGTCATCGCCCCACTGGGCATCCTGCAAGCCGTCCGCCACACCCTCAAACCCCACGCCCGCATTATCAACGTCACCAGCGACGCCGCCGTGGAAGCCTACCCCGGTTGGGGCGGCTACGGCAGTGGCAAAGCCGCCCTGGACCAACTCTCCCACATCCTGGCCGCCGAAAATCCCCACTGGCGCGTCTACTGGGTCGATCCGGGCGACATGCGCACCACCATGCACCAGGAAGCCTTCCCCGGCGAAGACATCAGCGACCGCCCGCTGCCCGAAGCCAGCGTGCCCGGTTTCCGCCGCCTCCTCGACGGCGATTGGCCCAGTGGTCGCTATGTCGCCCGCGAAGTGGCGCAAAGGGAGGTGTCCTGA
- a CDS encoding response regulator transcription factor, translating into MHPPTQQTVLIIDDDELVTRLLQRALKTYGYHSMTARSGTEGLQLARRHRPDLFILDIVMTGTDGYQVCRQIRSDPLLLNIPVLFLTARGKDEDKIEGFRAGADDYLAKPFNMEELQLRVQAILRRTTPILNHAPATINNLVVGDVSLDCRSFIVTTPVGSAQLTNVQFDLLYHLMSNAGRIFTSQQLLQDVWDYPRDTGSPELVRAHIKNLREKVEPEPSNPIYILTVQGHGYTFQGS; encoded by the coding sequence ATGCACCCCCCTACCCAACAGACGGTCTTGATTATTGATGATGATGAACTGGTGACTCGCTTGTTGCAGCGAGCGCTGAAAACATATGGCTATCATTCAATGACGGCGCGCAGCGGCACAGAGGGATTGCAGTTAGCCCGCCGCCATCGCCCTGATCTGTTCATTCTGGATATTGTCATGACGGGGACGGATGGGTACCAGGTATGCCGGCAAATTCGCAGCGACCCCCTCCTCCTCAACATACCCGTCCTCTTCCTCACCGCCCGCGGTAAAGACGAAGACAAAATTGAGGGCTTCCGTGCCGGCGCGGATGATTACCTGGCAAAACCCTTCAACATGGAAGAGCTGCAACTGCGCGTCCAGGCCATTCTGCGCCGCACCACCCCTATCCTGAACCACGCCCCCGCCACCATCAACAACCTCGTCGTCGGTGACGTCAGCCTGGATTGTCGCAGCTTCATCGTCACCACGCCCGTCGGCTCCGCCCAACTCACCAACGTCCAATTCGACCTCCTTTACCATCTCATGAGCAACGCGGGCCGCATCTTCACCAGCCAGCAACTTCTGCAAGATGTATGGGACTATCCGCGCGATACAGGCAGTCCCGAACTCGTGCGCGCCCACATCAAAAACTTACGCGAGAAAGTGGAACCGGAACCCAGCAATCCCATCTATATTCTCACCGTTCAGGGTCACGGCTATACATTTCAGGGATCATAA